The DNA region AGCTGGACCCCATGGGAAGTGACGAGATTTTTGCCATCGTGAAGCGCTTGAATCAAAATGGGATCACTGTGATCATGGTGGATCATGACATGGAACGGGTAGCAAAAAATGCGGATCAGATCATGGTTCTTTCAGAAGGTGAGATCCAGATGATTGGAAATCCCAAGGATGTTTTTGAATTTCTGGAACAAACAGATCTTGGAATCGAAGTGCCTGATTATGTGAAAATTTCAAGAATACTTCAGCAAAAGGACTATACAAAAGCAAAGATCACATGGACGGAAGAAGAAACGATTCGTTTAGTAAAGGAGGCGCTGAAGCATGAAGATCCAGTTGAAAAACCTTCATTTTAGCTATCCTTCAAGTGAGGAAGTATTAAAAGGGATCGATTTAACGATCGAAGGCACAAAACCTGTCGCGATCATCGGACAAAACGGTGCAGGTAAAACAACGATCGTGAAGCATTTGAATGGCATTTTGTCACCGACCTCAGGTGAAGTATGGATCGATGGAGAAGCGATCCATACAAAGAGCACAGCGCAATGGTCGAAAATGGTTGGCTATGTGTTTCAAAATCCTGATGATCAATTATTTTTAGAAACGGTCAGAAAAGAATTGTTGTTTGGTCCGCAACAGATTGGTATGTCCAAAAAAGACATCGACCAACGTTTAGAATGGGTAGCAGATGTGACTGGCTTAAAGGATAAATTAGGTATTCATCCATTTGACTTAAATGCAACTGAAAAAAAGTTTTGTACGATTGCTTCTATTATGATGATGAATCCAAAGGTTTTAATTTTCGATGAGCCGACCTGCGGACAAGATGTCTATGGAAATCGACGATTGAAAAAAATCATTCAGGAACTGAAACATCGTGGAGTGCTATGTATCACGATAACGCATGA from Enterococcus sp. 9D6_DIV0238 includes:
- a CDS encoding energy-coupling factor ABC transporter ATP-binding protein, with product MKIQLKNLHFSYPSSEEVLKGIDLTIEGTKPVAIIGQNGAGKTTIVKHLNGILSPTSGEVWIDGEAIHTKSTAQWSKMVGYVFQNPDDQLFLETVRKELLFGPQQIGMSKKDIDQRLEWVADVTGLKDKLGIHPFDLNATEKKFCTIASIMMMNPKVLIFDEPTCGQDVYGNRRLKKIIQELKHRGVLCITITHDMKFVADNFERIIVMKEGTVLLDGSVSDVFSQPERLKESFVTPPPITRVGQGVGFSDPVFTTEAFMMVFERERGE